A region of Flavobacterium indicum GPTSA100-9 = DSM 17447 DNA encodes the following proteins:
- a CDS encoding EamA family transporter: MLKNSVIKGVFLVGLGATSYGMLATFVKLAYKDGFTTAEVTTSQFIYGILGVLIINIFQKINTKTVSVKATPKNIMQLMLAGTSLGMTSVFYYLCVKYINVSIAIVLLMQTVWMGVLLEWFLDKKAPSIQKIFSVGIVLIGTVLATNILKSEMKLDWRGIFWGLLAAASFTTTMFTANKIALGVSSAQRSLYMLLGGAIIVFGFSVYTQVTPFNLEIFKEYGIFLALFGTIIPPLLMNAGFPHTGLGLGSIVSSLELPVSVLMAFIILHEKVVLLQWTGILLIILAIVIMNIQFKGSNK; encoded by the coding sequence ATGTTAAAGAACAGTGTAATTAAAGGGGTGTTTTTAGTTGGTTTAGGTGCCACAAGTTATGGAATGTTAGCTACTTTTGTAAAATTAGCTTACAAAGATGGATTTACCACTGCTGAAGTAACAACTTCTCAATTTATCTATGGAATATTAGGCGTTTTAATAATTAATATTTTTCAAAAAATAAATACGAAAACAGTTTCGGTTAAAGCTACACCAAAGAACATTATGCAATTAATGTTAGCTGGAACTTCATTAGGAATGACAAGTGTATTTTATTATTTATGTGTAAAATATATTAATGTATCTATAGCCATTGTATTACTAATGCAAACCGTTTGGATGGGCGTTTTATTAGAATGGTTTTTAGACAAAAAAGCACCTTCTATTCAAAAAATATTTTCTGTTGGAATTGTATTAATTGGAACAGTGTTAGCAACCAACATTTTAAAAAGTGAGATGAAACTTGATTGGCGAGGTATTTTCTGGGGATTATTAGCTGCTGCTTCATTCACCACTACTATGTTTACTGCCAATAAAATAGCATTAGGCGTGTCATCTGCTCAAAGAAGTTTGTATATGCTATTAGGTGGTGCAATTATTGTGTTCGGGTTTTCTGTTTACACACAAGTTACCCCTTTTAATCTAGAAATTTTTAAAGAATATGGCATATTTTTGGCCTTATTTGGAACAATTATTCCTCCACTATTAATGAATGCTGGTTTTCCTCACACGGGATTAGGTTTAGGCAGTATTGTATCATCCTTAGAATTACCCGTATCTGTACTAATGGCATTCATTATTCTTCATGAAAAAGTTGTTTTACTACAATGGACTGGTATTTTGTTGATTATTTTAGCTATAGTTATCATGAATATTCAGTTTAAAGGTTCAAATAAATAA
- a CDS encoding pentapeptide repeat-containing protein, giving the protein MKLKFCKFLNSELHDIDFTNADLSHIQFNRCDLSRSTFDQTLLEKTDFTTATHFSINLEKNRVKKAKFAKDNLRGLLDSFDIIIE; this is encoded by the coding sequence ATGAAATTAAAGTTTTGTAAATTTTTGAATTCTGAATTGCACGACATTGATTTCACAAATGCAGACTTAAGCCATATTCAATTCAATCGTTGTGATTTAAGTCGAAGTACTTTTGATCAAACACTTTTAGAAAAAACCGATTTTACTACCGCTACACATTTCAGCATTAATCTAGAGAAAAACAGAGTTAAAAAAGCAAAATTTGCTAAAGACAACTTAAGGGGTTTATTAGATAGCTTTGATATTATTATAGAATAA
- a CDS encoding TIGR03643 family protein, producing MKKSKRVELNNEDIERVVSMAQEERKPFEVIKEEFGISENEVTEIMRKRLSKDNFELWKKKIAAGKPKPKPQKFNDFEDDDLDSKYYIKNKFD from the coding sequence ATGAAAAAAAGTAAAAGAGTAGAACTTAACAACGAAGATATTGAAAGAGTTGTTAGTATGGCTCAAGAGGAAAGAAAGCCTTTTGAAGTAATAAAAGAAGAATTTGGAATTTCAGAAAATGAGGTCACTGAAATTATGCGCAAAAGACTTTCTAAAGACAATTTCGAACTTTGGAAAAAGAAAATTGCTGCAGGAAAGCCGAAACCGAAACCACAAAAATTTAACGATTTTGAAGACGATGATTTAGACAGCAAATATTACATTAAAAATAAATTTGACTAA
- a CDS encoding DUF1501 domain-containing protein produces the protein MNRRNFLSLTGTFTGGMLILPEFLHAFGNQKTIEWHQNSCVVFIQLNGGNDGLNTFIPFENPLYYSLRPNINLAKDSIIGKTKGMGFHPALHSFAQIQQNGHLSIIQNVGYPEPNRSHFRSQEIWQTASASNQYLNEGWLGRYLDVQCKEHVPTAGINIDNIDNLALKGIEPNFITVKDPNRFKKKSENETSMLSNNPQLDFVRKIANSVSEGSDEIQKALSQSKTEITYPKTQLGKNLEWIARLIKGNLNSKVYYTSQNGYDTHDNQLAIHNTKLTELNDAIFSFYSEVKQANLLQQVTLVIFSEFGRRVKDNGNGTDHGTAAPLFIIGGNNKNSILGQNPNLENLDEGDLKYEIDFRSVYATILKNKLDFNPMDIGLKNAPLSNLF, from the coding sequence ATGAACAGACGAAATTTTTTATCGCTAACAGGCACTTTCACCGGTGGTATGTTAATTTTACCAGAATTTCTACATGCATTTGGAAACCAAAAAACAATAGAATGGCACCAAAATTCATGTGTAGTATTCATTCAACTAAACGGAGGCAATGATGGATTAAATACATTTATTCCTTTTGAAAATCCATTGTATTACAGTTTAAGACCCAATATTAACCTCGCAAAAGATTCGATTATTGGTAAAACTAAAGGCATGGGGTTTCATCCTGCGTTGCATTCTTTTGCACAAATACAACAAAACGGACACCTTTCTATAATCCAAAATGTAGGTTATCCAGAACCCAATCGTTCCCATTTTAGAAGTCAGGAAATATGGCAAACGGCGTCCGCTTCTAATCAGTATTTAAACGAAGGATGGCTGGGAAGGTATTTAGATGTGCAATGCAAAGAGCATGTTCCTACTGCTGGGATAAACATTGATAACATTGACAACTTAGCTTTAAAAGGAATCGAACCTAATTTTATAACCGTTAAAGATCCGAACCGTTTTAAAAAGAAAAGCGAAAACGAAACTTCAATGCTTTCGAATAACCCACAACTCGATTTTGTTCGGAAAATTGCAAATTCTGTTTCAGAAGGCTCTGATGAGATTCAAAAAGCATTAAGTCAATCCAAAACCGAAATTACTTATCCTAAAACTCAACTAGGAAAAAATTTAGAATGGATCGCTCGCTTAATCAAAGGAAATTTAAATTCGAAAGTGTATTATACTTCTCAAAACGGATATGATACACACGATAATCAATTGGCAATTCACAACACTAAATTAACCGAATTAAATGATGCCATTTTCAGTTTCTATTCAGAAGTAAAACAAGCTAATTTACTGCAACAAGTAACGCTCGTTATTTTTTCAGAATTTGGAAGACGTGTGAAAGATAATGGAAATGGAACCGATCATGGAACTGCAGCTCCCCTATTCATTATTGGAGGAAATAATAAAAATTCCATTCTTGGCCAAAATCCTAATTTAGAAAACCTGGATGAAGGAGATTTAAAATATGAAATTGATTTTAGAAGTGTTTATGCTACCATTCTTAAAAACAAACTAGACTTTAATCCAATGGATATTGGTCTTAAAAACGCTCCTTTATCCAATCTATTTTAG
- a CDS encoding alpha-ketoglutarate-dependent dioxygenase AlkB family protein, whose protein sequence is MLDLFNSEPIVLNLPDAEFIYYPNFFSKEVADTLFQKLLNETPWQQDDLTIFGNKIAQPRLTALFGNEGKPYGYSGIIMQPHPWNTTLTFIKESIENHTQLTFSTVLLNLYRNEKDSNGWHADNEKELGRDPIIASLSLGEERIFQLKNNSNATIKQNLLLEHGSLFLMKKGSQIHYKHQLPKASQPKKQRINLTFRTIL, encoded by the coding sequence ATGTTAGATCTATTTAATTCAGAACCGATAGTATTAAACCTTCCCGATGCAGAATTTATATATTATCCCAACTTTTTTTCAAAAGAAGTGGCAGACACGCTGTTCCAAAAATTGCTAAATGAAACGCCATGGCAACAAGACGACCTAACCATTTTTGGCAATAAAATTGCACAGCCCAGATTAACTGCACTTTTTGGAAATGAAGGCAAACCGTATGGATATTCCGGAATTATAATGCAACCTCATCCTTGGAATACAACATTAACGTTTATTAAAGAAAGTATTGAAAATCATACACAATTAACCTTTTCAACGGTTTTATTAAATCTATATAGAAACGAAAAAGACAGTAACGGATGGCATGCTGATAATGAAAAAGAATTAGGTAGAGATCCCATTATTGCTTCACTAAGTTTAGGTGAAGAACGAATTTTCCAACTAAAAAATAACTCAAATGCAACAATTAAACAAAACCTACTATTAGAACATGGCAGCTTATTTTTAATGAAAAAAGGATCCCAAATTCACTACAAGCATCAATTACCCAAAGCTAGCCAACCAAAAAAGCAAAGAATAAATTTAACATTTAGAACCATTCTTTAA
- the aqpZ gene encoding aquaporin Z — protein sequence MRKLFAEFFGTFWLVFGGCGAAVFAAGVPDIGIGLVGVSLAFGLTVLTMAYAVGHISGGHFNPAVTLGLWASGRFHQKEILPYILSQVLGATAAATVLYIILNGGNAFSSEGAGAFATNFYESPVYNGKSFSMLTAFCTEFVLTLFFLLVILGATDKVANGKFAGIAIGLALTLIHLISIPITNTSVNPARSTSQALFVQGEALSQLWLFWVAPITGAIVGGILYKNLLQNNK from the coding sequence ATGAGAAAACTATTTGCAGAATTTTTCGGAACCTTTTGGTTGGTATTTGGAGGTTGTGGAGCAGCTGTATTTGCAGCTGGAGTCCCAGACATCGGAATTGGATTAGTGGGTGTTTCACTTGCTTTTGGATTAACTGTTCTTACTATGGCTTATGCTGTTGGACATATTTCTGGTGGCCATTTTAATCCAGCCGTAACTTTAGGATTATGGGCCAGCGGAAGATTTCATCAAAAAGAAATTTTACCTTATATCCTTTCGCAAGTTTTAGGCGCCACTGCTGCAGCTACCGTGTTGTATATAATTTTAAATGGAGGTAATGCTTTTTCAAGTGAAGGTGCAGGAGCTTTTGCCACAAATTTTTATGAATCGCCCGTATATAATGGAAAAAGTTTCAGTATGCTTACCGCCTTTTGTACCGAATTTGTTCTCACTCTTTTTTTCTTATTGGTTATTTTAGGCGCAACAGACAAAGTAGCCAACGGAAAATTTGCAGGAATTGCCATCGGATTAGCTTTAACTTTAATTCATTTAATTAGTATTCCTATCACAAACACATCTGTAAATCCAGCAAGATCAACTTCACAAGCACTCTTTGTACAAGGAGAAGCTTTAAGCCAATTATGGTTATTCTGGGTTGCACCGATTACAGGAGCGATAGTGGGTGGAATCCTTTATAAAAATTTGCTTCAAAACAATAAATAA
- a CDS encoding M61 family metallopeptidase: MKKTLITLSFALFLMACKTTNVSTAKNNVDVSIDLVNVKDDKVQVTILPPTLTSETTTFHIPKIVPGTYSEDNYGRFIENVKAFDKKGNPLKVAKIDENSYTISEATKLAKVTYWVNDSFDTESGEGFGEGEDIFSPAGTNIKAGENFVINTHGFVGYFDDKKEVPYALEIKHPATLWGATSMVDANASNEIDVFNTSRYAELVDHPIMYSKPDYTEFNVEGMDIIISVYSPKGKYKAADITPETEKFMRAQKKFLGKFNANKKYTVLLYLSDVMAKDAKGFGALEHTTSTTVVMPEMMPLEALKEQLKDVVSHEFFHIVTPLSVHSREIHYFDYNNPKMSEHLWMYEGITEYFANLFQVNQGLITEDDFYKRMAGKIEQANSMNDKMSFTKMSKNVLNPPYKEQYLNVYQKGALIAMCIDIQMRELSNGKRGILSLMQDLSNEFGSNKPFNDEELFPTITKLTYPEIGAFLNKYVAGETPIPYDEYFAKMGVKNTKVQIPGNPFLKDQRKPYITVDQSTKEIKALADVSENIFMTTLGIKGDDHILAINGTDYNLDNIYDLIMSSESWKDGDEMTVKIRRAGKEQVLKGKVVLPKEEKDGFIAVDKSKEALKNAWLKG, translated from the coding sequence ATGAAAAAAACCTTAATTACTTTGAGTTTTGCTTTGTTCTTAATGGCATGTAAAACAACCAATGTATCTACAGCTAAAAACAATGTAGATGTAAGTATTGATTTAGTAAATGTTAAAGACGATAAGGTACAAGTTACTATACTTCCTCCAACATTAACATCTGAAACCACAACATTTCACATTCCAAAAATTGTTCCTGGAACCTATTCTGAGGATAATTATGGAAGATTTATTGAAAATGTAAAAGCATTTGACAAAAAAGGTAATCCATTAAAAGTGGCTAAAATAGACGAAAATTCATATACCATATCTGAGGCTACTAAGCTTGCAAAAGTAACTTATTGGGTTAATGATTCTTTTGACACTGAATCTGGAGAAGGTTTTGGAGAAGGAGAAGATATTTTTTCTCCAGCTGGTACTAATATTAAAGCAGGTGAAAATTTTGTTATTAACACACATGGTTTTGTTGGTTATTTTGACGACAAAAAAGAGGTTCCTTACGCTTTAGAAATTAAACATCCTGCAACTTTATGGGGTGCAACTTCAATGGTTGATGCCAATGCCAGTAATGAAATTGATGTATTTAATACCTCACGATATGCCGAATTAGTGGATCATCCAATAATGTATTCAAAACCTGATTACACGGAATTCAATGTTGAAGGAATGGATATAATTATTAGTGTTTATTCGCCTAAAGGAAAATACAAAGCTGCTGACATTACTCCTGAAACAGAAAAATTCATGCGTGCGCAAAAGAAATTCTTAGGAAAATTTAATGCCAATAAAAAATATACCGTTTTATTGTATTTATCGGATGTGATGGCTAAAGATGCTAAAGGTTTTGGTGCTCTAGAACACACGACCTCTACAACAGTTGTAATGCCAGAAATGATGCCTCTTGAAGCCTTAAAAGAGCAATTAAAAGACGTAGTATCTCATGAATTTTTCCACATTGTAACACCATTAAGTGTACACTCAAGAGAAATTCATTACTTTGATTATAACAACCCTAAAATGTCTGAACATTTATGGATGTACGAAGGTATAACTGAATACTTTGCCAATTTATTCCAAGTCAATCAAGGTTTAATAACTGAAGATGATTTCTACAAAAGAATGGCAGGTAAAATTGAGCAAGCGAACTCAATGAACGATAAAATGAGTTTTACAAAAATGAGTAAAAACGTTTTAAATCCGCCTTATAAAGAACAATATTTAAATGTATATCAAAAAGGAGCTTTAATTGCCATGTGTATTGATATTCAAATGCGTGAGTTGAGTAATGGAAAAAGAGGTATTTTAAGTTTAATGCAAGATTTATCAAATGAGTTTGGTAGTAACAAACCTTTTAATGACGAAGAACTATTTCCTACGATTACTAAACTAACTTACCCTGAAATTGGTGCTTTTTTAAACAAATATGTAGCTGGCGAAACACCAATTCCATATGATGAATACTTTGCAAAAATGGGAGTAAAAAACACAAAGGTGCAAATCCCTGGCAACCCATTCTTAAAAGACCAAAGAAAACCATACATCACCGTAGATCAATCAACAAAAGAAATTAAAGCTTTAGCTGATGTGTCTGAAAATATTTTCATGACTACCTTAGGAATTAAAGGTGACGATCACATTTTGGCCATCAATGGAACGGACTATAATTTAGATAATATTTACGACTTAATCATGTCTAGCGAAAGTTGGAAAGACGGCGATGAAATGACGGTAAAAATTCGTAGAGCAGGTAAAGAACAAGTTTTAAAAGGTAAAGTGGTATTACCAAAAGAAGAAAAAGATGGTTTTATTGCAGTTGACAAATCTAAAGAAGCACTAAAAAATGCTTGGTTAAAAGGATAA
- a CDS encoding DUF4369 domain-containing protein, which translates to MKKIIALTVAFLAIACNKETEKEGNLHLSGNVEGLKQGKIYVQQLKDTSLITIDTIKFEGKSSFDTKFTIDEPQMLYLFLDRGQTNSIDNNLSFFAEPGKMTFKTTLKEFYADAKFTGSKNQETYEKYLKIRTNLSNENAELMAKEIKNLKIKDPAVSSKIQSDKEKLTVRKYLYTANFAVVNGTYEVAPYIALTEIPDANLKLMDTIQKSMSPKVAKSKYGKRLTEWIKERKQTEQE; encoded by the coding sequence ATGAAAAAAATAATAGCTCTTACAGTAGCTTTTTTAGCTATTGCTTGTAATAAGGAAACAGAAAAAGAAGGTAATTTACATTTATCTGGTAATGTAGAAGGTTTAAAACAAGGTAAAATTTATGTTCAACAATTAAAAGATACTAGTTTAATCACTATAGATACAATAAAATTTGAAGGAAAATCTTCTTTCGATACTAAATTTACTATTGATGAACCTCAAATGTTATATTTGTTTTTAGATAGAGGACAAACAAATTCTATTGATAATAATTTATCTTTTTTTGCAGAACCAGGTAAAATGACATTTAAAACCACATTAAAAGAATTTTATGCTGATGCAAAATTCACAGGTTCCAAAAACCAAGAAACCTATGAAAAATACTTAAAGATAAGAACCAATTTAAGTAATGAAAATGCTGAATTAATGGCTAAAGAAATTAAAAACTTAAAGATTAAAGACCCAGCAGTTTCTAGTAAAATTCAATCTGACAAAGAAAAATTGACCGTTAGAAAATATTTATATACTGCCAATTTTGCTGTAGTAAATGGCACCTACGAAGTAGCACCTTATATTGCGCTTACCGAAATTCCAGATGCCAACTTAAAACTAATGGACACCATTCAAAAATCAATGTCTCCAAAGGTAGCAAAATCAAAATATGGTAAAAGATTAACCGAATGGATTAAAGAAAGAAAACAAACCGAACAAGAATAA
- a CDS encoding murein L,D-transpeptidase catalytic domain family protein — translation MPTLFLPLIVLLLIFNNQYTEISSKDYSKFHKEAKQFCNQNDMSQDYYFLIDLSVHSGKNRFFVYDFAQNKILMQNLVTHGACDVFEDNLEKYHKTKFDSRVDSHCSMKGKFKIGNRDVSSWGINVKYWLHGLENTNKTAEERVVVLHSWSKVSDKEIYPLYSPLSWGCSAVSNAFMEKLDGKLKATQKPVLLWIIE, via the coding sequence ATGCCAACATTATTTTTACCTTTAATTGTATTATTATTGATTTTTAATAATCAGTATACTGAAATTAGTTCCAAAGACTATTCCAAATTCCATAAAGAAGCAAAGCAATTTTGCAATCAGAATGACATGTCACAAGACTATTATTTTTTAATTGATCTTAGTGTTCATTCTGGGAAAAATAGATTTTTTGTGTACGATTTTGCCCAAAATAAAATTCTAATGCAAAACTTAGTTACTCATGGAGCTTGTGATGTGTTTGAAGATAATTTAGAAAAATACCATAAAACAAAATTTGATTCAAGAGTTGACAGTCATTGTTCGATGAAAGGAAAATTTAAAATAGGCAATAGAGACGTTAGTTCATGGGGAATTAACGTGAAATATTGGCTTCACGGATTAGAAAACACAAACAAAACTGCTGAAGAAAGAGTAGTTGTTTTACATTCTTGGTCCAAAGTTTCAGATAAAGAGATTTACCCTTTATATTCACCGCTGAGTTGGGGATGTTCGGCTGTTTCAAATGCATTTATGGAAAAATTAGATGGAAAATTAAAAGCAACGCAAAAGCCCGTCTTATTATGGATAATTGAATAA
- a CDS encoding DUF1800 domain-containing protein: MNKTNLWSQRLGFSNAQADKIQQLGIENFLINSFNATYSKEIPSCLKDDPKTLAELRDYRNKIRNTSSEEAKKIVKQQIKNSNELKRWWLTLIENSSMPLREKMVLFWHNHFVATSQKVKVNWWIYQHNQILREHAFGNFKELTKKILKTNAMVRYLDNVDNKKDEINENLSRELLELFTIGIGNYSEDDIKNGALALAGLGLGENEAQYRKFFEYNGPITYFGKKGNWKADDLVDLIFEQKNTPYLLTRKILKWFVYDNPSEEKVIYYGDYFRKENYEIKPLLLKICKEEFDIKNEGNKIKNPLEYIVTIQQELNIKIDPIVTAFFLKQQGMDLFNQPNVKGWEGGKNWLTSQIYLQRNNVSDLVCNGKSINRKLFNKENLEAEEKEVFLENINPKIKFKKTNNKEIIKELCDRLLFQTDEDLQKDMESILKYDFDPTTENAHQAVVRLFNFITKTPEFQIL, from the coding sequence ATGAATAAGACTAACTTATGGTCCCAACGACTCGGATTTTCTAATGCACAAGCAGATAAGATACAACAGTTAGGAATTGAAAATTTCTTGATTAACTCGTTTAATGCTACTTACTCGAAGGAAATCCCAAGTTGCTTGAAGGACGACCCAAAAACATTAGCTGAATTAAGAGATTATAGAAACAAAATCAGAAATACTTCTTCTGAAGAAGCAAAAAAAATTGTTAAGCAACAAATCAAAAACAGTAACGAGTTAAAAAGATGGTGGCTGACATTAATTGAAAATTCTTCGATGCCTTTACGCGAAAAAATGGTGCTTTTTTGGCACAATCATTTTGTTGCTACTTCTCAAAAAGTCAAAGTGAATTGGTGGATTTACCAACACAATCAAATTTTAAGAGAACATGCTTTTGGCAATTTTAAAGAGTTGACTAAAAAAATCTTAAAAACGAATGCTATGGTTCGTTATTTGGACAATGTTGATAACAAAAAAGATGAAATAAATGAAAATTTAAGTCGGGAATTACTCGAGCTTTTTACAATTGGTATTGGGAACTATTCAGAAGATGACATAAAAAATGGTGCCTTAGCTTTAGCCGGACTCGGACTTGGCGAAAACGAAGCACAGTACCGAAAGTTCTTTGAATACAATGGACCCATCACCTATTTTGGTAAAAAAGGCAATTGGAAAGCAGATGACTTAGTAGACCTCATATTTGAACAAAAAAACACGCCTTATTTACTTACTCGTAAAATTTTAAAATGGTTTGTCTACGACAATCCAAGTGAAGAAAAAGTTATTTATTATGGTGACTATTTCAGAAAAGAAAATTATGAAATAAAACCGCTTTTACTCAAAATATGTAAAGAAGAGTTTGACATAAAAAACGAAGGAAATAAAATTAAAAATCCTTTAGAATACATTGTAACTATTCAACAGGAATTAAATATAAAAATTGACCCAATAGTGACTGCCTTTTTTTTAAAACAACAAGGCATGGATTTATTTAACCAACCCAATGTAAAAGGTTGGGAAGGAGGAAAAAATTGGTTGACCTCTCAAATTTATTTACAGAGAAATAATGTTTCTGATTTAGTATGTAATGGAAAATCAATCAATAGAAAACTATTCAACAAAGAGAACCTCGAGGCGGAAGAAAAAGAGGTGTTTTTAGAAAATATAAATCCAAAAATTAAATTCAAAAAAACCAACAATAAAGAAATTATAAAAGAATTATGTGACCGGTTGCTATTTCAAACTGATGAAGATTTACAGAAAGACATGGAATCCATTTTAAAATATGATTTTGATCCAACAACAGAAAACGCGCATCAAGCCGTAGTACGTTTATTCAATTTTATTACAAAAACACCAGAATTTCAAATACTATAA